The following coding sequences lie in one Phalacrocorax aristotelis chromosome 2, bGulAri2.1, whole genome shotgun sequence genomic window:
- the CYP51A1 gene encoding lanosterol 14-alpha demethylase, with translation MRGVMEGGGSLLERAAVGSPLSLVLAASAFALSLGYLLQLGYRRHAGSARGKYPPYISSSIPFLGHAIAFGKSPIEFLENAYDKYGPVFSFTMVGKTFTYLLGSDAAALLFNSKNEDLNAEDVYSRLTTPVFGKGVAYDVPNVVFLEQKKMLKTGLNIAQFKQHVSVIEEETKEYFKAWGECGEKNLFEALSELIILTASHCLHGKEIRSLLNEKVAQLYADLDGGFTHAAWLLPGWLPLPSFRRRDRAHKEIKNIFYKVIQKRRKSEEKEDDMLQTLLDASYKDGRPLTDNEIAGMLIGLLLAGQHTSSTTSAWLGFFIARDKSIQDQCYAEQKAVCGDDLPPLTYDQLKDLSLLDRCLKETLRLRPPIMTMMRMARTPQTVAGYDIPPGHQVCVSPTVNHRLRDSWRDALDFKPDRYLQDNPAAGEKFAYVPFGAGRHRCIGENFAYVQIKTIWSTLLRLYEFDLINDYFPTINYTTMIHTPNNPIIRYKRRSL, from the exons ATGCGGGGTGTGATGGAAGGCGGTGGGTCGCTGCTGGAGCGGGCGGCCGTCGGCAGCCCGCTCTCCCTGGTGCTGGCCGCCTCCGCCTTCGCGCTGAGCCTCGGCTACCTGCTCCAGCTGGGTTACCGGCGTCACGCGGGCTCCGCCCGAGGG aaatACCCACCCTATATTTCATCAAGCATCCCTTTTCTTGGACATGCAATCGCATTTGGAAAAAGTCCCATTGAATTTTTGGAAAATGCTTATGACAAG tatGGACCTGTATTCAGTTTCACTATGGTTGGCAAGACATTCACATACTTACTGGGTAGTGATGCCGCTGCTTTACTCTTCAACAGTAAAAATGAAGATTTGAACGCAGAGGATGTATACTCTCGGTTAACTACACCAGTTTTTGGCAAGGGAGTTGCTTATGATGTCCCTAATGTG GTATTTTTGGAACAGAAGAAGATGCTCAAAACTGGGCTAAATATTGCCCAGTTTAAACAGCATGTATCTGTGATTGAAGAAGAGACAAAGGAGTATTTCAAAGCATGGGGAGAGTGCGGAGAAAAAA ACCTGTTTGAAGCCCTTTCAGAACTTATCATTTTGACAGCAAGCCATTGCTTACATGGGAAAGAAATAAGAAGCTTACTGAACGAGAAGGTGGCTCAGCTGTATGCTGATCTGGATGGGGGTTTTACACATGCTGCCTGGCTTCTGCCAGGCTGGCTACCACTGCCGAGCTTCAG ACGTCGAGATCGagcacacaaagaaataaagaacattttctaCAAGGTTATCCAGAAACGTCGAAAAtctgaggaaaaggaagacGACATGCTCCAAACTCTGCTTGATGCTTCGTACAA GGATGGCCGTCCGCTGACAGACAATGAAATTGCTGGAATGCTTATCGGGCTGCTCCTAGCGGGGCAGCACACATCCTCCACCACCAGTGCCTGGCTTGGCTTCTTCATAGCCAGAGACAAATCCATACAGGACCAGTGCTATGCAGAACAAAAGGCAGTCTGTGGGGATGACTTGCCACCATTAACTTACGACCAG CTCAAGGATCTCAGTTTGCTGGATCGCTGTCTAAAAGAGACTTTAAGGCTTAGACCGCCTATAATGACCATGATGAGAATGGCCAGAACTCCCCAA ACTGTTGCTGGATATGACATTCCCCCCGGCCATCAGGTCTGTGTATCTCCCACTGTTAACCACAGACTCAGGGACTCCTGGAGAGATGCTCTAGACTTCAAACCTGACCGATATCTCCAAGATAACCCAGCAGCCGGAGAGAAATTTGCGTATGTTCCATTTGGCGCTG GTCGTCATCGCTGCATTGGAGAAAACTTCGCTTATGTTCAGATTAAGACTATTTGGTCTACTTTGCTTCGTTTGTATGAATTTGATCTCATCAATGACTATTTTCCGACTATAAATTATACAACAATGATACACACACCCAATAACCCCATTATCCGATACAAGAGGCGGTCACTGTAA